From the Balearica regulorum gibbericeps isolate bBalReg1 chromosome 11, bBalReg1.pri, whole genome shotgun sequence genome, the window TTTTGGGCACCGGCGGCGGCACCTTGGCCTTCCTCCGCTCCCCCTCGCCGGCACCACTCCGCTCTGGCCGCGGCTCGTCCTCCAGGCTGCCCTGCGAGAGCCGCCGGGGTCCTGCCGGGGTCAGGAGCGAGGGGGACTCCCCCGGACCCCTCCTCAGCTCCCCTTTCCGCAGCACCACGAAGCCGTCCTGTGGCAGCCCCTTCTCCTTGGCGGCGGTGCCCGGCGGGGACGTGGGGGACAGGGGTCCCTCCTCCCGCAGAGCCGGGGGCTTGGGCAGGATGCTCGGGGGCCGCTTGGCCAGCGGCGGCTTCTCTGCCACGGGCGGCTTCACCTTCCTCTCCGGCCCCAGGCAGGGACCGCGTGCCGGCTCCTCGGTGTGCTCCGGCCCGTCGGCGTTGTCCTCCGGCTCTGAGCGGCTGACGGAGCGGAGGCGGACGGAGCGCAGGTCAGACTGCGTGACCACTGGCATGATGGGCGTGATGGGGCTGGTCTTCTGGGCCAGCTTGGTGCCGAAGGTGGAGTCGGAGTGGTGCCGGCTGACCTTCGTCTTCCCCTTCAGGGAGATTTTCAGCCCCGAGAGGTCAAGGTGGGTGGGTGGCGTGAGCGGCAGGTCAAAGGACAGCCTGGACTTGGGGCTCCTCTCCATGGGGGACGTGGGGGGCAGCGAGGATTTCCTCTCGGGGACCAGCGGCCTCACCCGCACCTGGTGCGGGGAGTGCCCGAGGATGGCAGAGGTGGGGACAGTGGGCGTCGGGGTTTCCGACTGGCTGGAGTACCCGCTGGATGGGGACATCAGCCCCGTGGgcctgcctggggaggaggtCTTGAGATCTGCCTCGGCGGAGAGCTGGGAGGGCGTCGTGGCCCTGGAGACGGAGGGGGACGCGAGGGACTCGGAGCTGCCCCGTGCCTTGGCGCACTCGATGGCTGTGGTCCCTGTGGCCGTGCTCGAGCTGGAGAGGGACCGGTAGGGATCGCCGGCCTTCCAGTCCACGAGATGCCACTGGTGGGGGGCGGCCGTGCCGTCGGGCTCCCTCCCCGCGCTGCCCTGGGGGTCAGCGTGCACCAGACGGTGGCCCTGGGGCTCCGGCGGGATGCACAGGCTCTTGGGTCGCTGATCCTTGGGCAGCGCCGAGCTGGGCCCCGCAGCCGCATCCTGCCCCTCTTTAATCAGAGAGACGCTGCGCGTGGGCGGCGAGGGCTTCTTCTTCGCCTTCTTGAGGGAGATGCTCTTggagcgccgccgccgctggccctcctgctccagccccagggagacGTTGTcggtgctggtgctgccctCGGAGCTGGCGCTGGGATAGCCCAGGGCGTAGTTGGCACTGCCGCGCCGGCTCTCGGCATACGCGATGTCCACGGAGCAGAGGGAGCCCGAGTCGGTGGGCACCGACAGCGACCGCTCGCGGAACCGGCATCCTGCCCGCTCCACCTCCAGCCGCGCGGGCTCCGCCGCCGGCTCCGGCTCCTCTTGGCTTCCCGGCAAGAAGTTCACCTTGGCTTCTCGGCCCTCACACCTCTGGCCGCCCCCAGAGGTGGGGGGGGACTCGGGCACCATGCCGGAGAAGGATCCAGGCCCGTTGCTGCCCACATGCTCCTCCGTGGCGATGAAGAAGGAGGCGGCGGGCGAGCCTGTGCTGGGCGATGGGCTGGAGCCGCCCGGTGAGGCACAGGCGGGTCCCTTGCCCTGGCcggtggcggggccgggggggctcGTATAGCCCAGGGTGCTCCagggcggggggaagggggtgcCCTGCGGCCCGTTGCAGGCGCCGGCGCAGGGGGTGGCCGCGCTGTCCATGGCCGCAGGCGGCTGGCAGCAGCGGGCCCCGAGGTCACTGAAGGTCTTCCTCAGcggggcagagaggggctggtgggggctgATCTCCTGGGGTGCCTTTCCCCCACTGGCGGCCTCGGGCACGAAGCTGCAGGAGAGGGACTCGGCGATGGGAGCGTGCGCGCTGAACGTGGGGCCGTTGGCGCTGCCTGCGAGGAGAGACACAGCCCGGGTGAGCATCGTCCCGCTCCGCGCTCTGCCAGCGGGTCGGCGGCACGGTCCTGCCCCACGTGCCATGGGGCCAGGGTGGTCCCACCCCGTGGCCGATCTCTGGGGCTGCATCTCTGCGCAGGCATGAAAGGTTCCCCGGGCAGGCTGGAGGGGACGGGTCGACACCCTCTTACCAGTCCCTGGCCTGTGTTAACCCTCGAGCCTGGGATCTGTCGGCTGGGCTGGGCCATGGACAACCtagcagccacagcaggagTCTCCGCCCATGGGGACGTCAGCCCTATGGCAACCAACGTGCTGCCCCAATGCtgccctggggggggacacagatGGGGGccaggaagagcagagcaaggcATCGCCGCCCATGTCGGGGAGGGATGCGATGGCTCACAGTGCCACATCGCCTCAGAACAGCCTGGACGGGGAAGGACGTGGGGACCCTGCTCAGAGCACGCCCAGCAGACCAGGATGCTGGAGGCTGCAGCGGGTTGAGGTCGGACCGTCTCCAAGGGAGGAGCTGTGACAACCTTCCGGAGGTTTGACCGCTGTCACGGGGAAAAACCTTCCTCCTACGCTGTGACAGTTCCCCCTGGCGCAGCTGGTGCCAcggcttctcctcctcctgcccctgcctgcctctgagAAGAGCCCGGCTCTCGTTTCTCTACGCCTTCCATAGGTGTTCCATAGGACCGCAGGACAAAGCCCCCGAGCCAGGATGGCTCCTGTCCCCATGGGGTCCAACACCGGTCCGTGGCCGTGCCGGGAGTGCTGCCGGCACCCTCAGCCACGTGAGCACCCTCGGCATGCCGGCACGCCCAGCTCGCTAGCCCCAGCAAAGAGGCGGGCAGGGTGCGTGCCCCACAGCCCTGGCACCCTGCGCATGGGGTCTGCCCGCAGCCGGGGAGCTGCCGGAGCTGAGGCCGGGTGACTAGGAGAAATTCCGGTGGCCTTCCCGCCCTGTAAGCGTGCAGGACCCTGACTTGGGGTGAAGGGGTTGTCCCCGATGCCGTGCCAGCCCCAGGGCCAGCCCAGCATCACCAGTGTGCCCAGCACCTCGGTGtcccaggagggagcagagccagcGCGGTGGCCTTTACCTCCCCGAGGCTGGGGCATCCCCGGGGAGCCTGTCTGTGCCcgggctggctgcagcccccggggTAGCTCTGCCCACCGTCAGGACAGCTCCGGTGGGATACCGGCACTGCCCAGGCGCTGCCGGGGCACGAAAGTGGCTGCGCGGTTCTTGCCGTCACCTTGGTCTCGCAGGGACA encodes:
- the NHSL2 gene encoding NHS-like protein 2 isoform X5, yielding MALSNISLWIRDAWAIATSNLDLESKKAAHTKLSWQQPVNVFLAAGRPPGMEQLHQEAQLNLQSLLQEEFEEQYAESRVTGQTFRAAGHLPPDTPPEPSPRPPPAKRLEFVLMPPSRRATEEETTGTTVLGTRPPDASLSLPTSPDKQPAWTRAFPLPTVEEKQWHQSCSIQTNIVPINVSGQHFARHASARHSLFNTETAMNPKSTLRRRRTIIGFPNLSLRDQGSANGPTFSAHAPIAESLSCSFVPEAASGGKAPQEISPHQPLSAPLRKTFSDLGARCCQPPAAMDSAATPCAGACNGPQGTPFPPPWSTLGYTSPPGPATGQGKGPACASPGGSSPSPSTGSPAASFFIATEEHVGSNGPGSFSGMVPESPPTSGGGQRCEGREAKVNFLPGSQEEPEPAAEPARLEVERAGCRFRERSLSVPTDSGSLCSVDIAYAESRRGSANYALGYPSASSEGSTSTDNVSLGLEQEGQRRRRSKSISLKKAKKKPSPPTRSVSLIKEGQDAAAGPSSALPKDQRPKSLCIPPEPQGHRLVHADPQGSAGREPDGTAAPHQWHLVDWKAGDPYRSLSSSSTATGTTAIECAKARGSSESLASPSVSRATTPSQLSAEADLKTSSPGRPTGLMSPSSGYSSQSETPTPTVPTSAILGHSPHQVRVRPLVPERKSSLPPTSPMERSPKSRLSFDLPLTPPTHLDLSGLKISLKGKTKVSRHHSDSTFGTKLAQKTSPITPIMPVVTQSDLRSVRLRSVSRSEPEDNADGPEHTEEPARGPCLGPERKVKPPVAEKPPLAKRPPSILPKPPALREEGPLSPTSPPGTAAKEKGLPQDGFVVLRKGELRRGPGESPSLLTPAGPRRLSQGSLEDEPRPERSGAGEGERRKAKVPPPVPKKPSVLYLPLAPAPAQLGAGVGDQAPTPSPIITLDTDPTCCNPDAEDPPSPEALGTAQAGDPPSEQGSSTEAGTEEKSFASDKTADSIAEEDDDVFVTSRTTEDLFTVIHRSKRKVLGRKEPGDTFGSRPNSHSPVKTSGSPTGESPAAAGSTGKSSSRNEDFKALLQKKSSKTSPGTRPSAAELLKTTNPLARRVMTEFAPELDGANSPKSQP
- the NHSL2 gene encoding NHS-like protein 2 isoform X2; its protein translation is MPFYKRSVVPRRGRSAVPLAELRDVCSLAALTLLRQLADLCGHSLALLGDIEGHVLALGRRTGRLHRRTARLQALLRGRPLRGAHAAPATSNLDLESKKAAHTKLSWQQPVNVFLAAGRPPGMEQLHQEAQLNLQSLLQEEFEEQYAESRVTGQTFRAAGHLPPDTPPEPSPRPPPAKRLEFVLMPPSRRATEEETTGTTVLGTRPPDASLSLPTSPDKQPAWTRAFPLPTVEEKQWHQSCSIQTNIVPINVSETAMNPKSTLRRRRTIIGFPNLSLRDQGSANGPTFSAHAPIAESLSCSFVPEAASGGKAPQEISPHQPLSAPLRKTFSDLGARCCQPPAAMDSAATPCAGACNGPQGTPFPPPWSTLGYTSPPGPATGQGKGPACASPGGSSPSPSTGSPAASFFIATEEHVGSNGPGSFSGMVPESPPTSGGGQRCEGREAKVNFLPGSQEEPEPAAEPARLEVERAGCRFRERSLSVPTDSGSLCSVDIAYAESRRGSANYALGYPSASSEGSTSTDNVSLGLEQEGQRRRRSKSISLKKAKKKPSPPTRSVSLIKEGQDAAAGPSSALPKDQRPKSLCIPPEPQGHRLVHADPQGSAGREPDGTAAPHQWHLVDWKAGDPYRSLSSSSTATGTTAIECAKARGSSESLASPSVSRATTPSQLSAEADLKTSSPGRPTGLMSPSSGYSSQSETPTPTVPTSAILGHSPHQVRVRPLVPERKSSLPPTSPMERSPKSRLSFDLPLTPPTHLDLSGLKISLKGKTKVSRHHSDSTFGTKLAQKTSPITPIMPVVTQSDLRSVRLRSVSRSEPEDNADGPEHTEEPARGPCLGPERKVKPPVAEKPPLAKRPPSILPKPPALREEGPLSPTSPPGTAAKEKGLPQDGFVVLRKGELRRGPGESPSLLTPAGPRRLSQGSLEDEPRPERSGAGEGERRKAKVPPPVPKKPSVLYLPLAPAPAQLGAGVGDQAPTPSPIITLDTDPTCCNPDAEDPPSPEALGTAQAGDPPSEQGSSTEAGTEEKSFASDKTADSIAEEDDDVFVTSRTTEDLFTVIHRSKRKVLGRKEPGDTFGSRPNSHSPVKTSGSPTGESPAAAGSTGKSSSRNEDFKALLQKKSSKTSPGTRPSAAELLKTTNPLARRVMTEFAPELDGANSPKSQP
- the NHSL2 gene encoding NHS-like protein 2 isoform X8 → MEQLHQEAQLNLQSLLQEEFEEQYAESRVTGQTFRAAGHLPPDTPPEPSPRPPPAKRLEFVLMPPSRRATEEETTGTTVLGTRPPDASLSLPTSPDKQPAWTRAFPLPTVEEKQWHQSCSIQTNIVPINVSGQHFARHASARHSLFNTETAMNPKSTLRRRRTIIGFPNLSLRDQGSANGPTFSAHAPIAESLSCSFVPEAASGGKAPQEISPHQPLSAPLRKTFSDLGARCCQPPAAMDSAATPCAGACNGPQGTPFPPPWSTLGYTSPPGPATGQGKGPACASPGGSSPSPSTGSPAASFFIATEEHVGSNGPGSFSGMVPESPPTSGGGQRCEGREAKVNFLPGSQEEPEPAAEPARLEVERAGCRFRERSLSVPTDSGSLCSVDIAYAESRRGSANYALGYPSASSEGSTSTDNVSLGLEQEGQRRRRSKSISLKKAKKKPSPPTRSVSLIKEGQDAAAGPSSALPKDQRPKSLCIPPEPQGHRLVHADPQGSAGREPDGTAAPHQWHLVDWKAGDPYRSLSSSSTATGTTAIECAKARGSSESLASPSVSRATTPSQLSAEADLKTSSPGRPTGLMSPSSGYSSQSETPTPTVPTSAILGHSPHQVRVRPLVPERKSSLPPTSPMERSPKSRLSFDLPLTPPTHLDLSGLKISLKGKTKVSRHHSDSTFGTKLAQKTSPITPIMPVVTQSDLRSVRLRSVSRSEPEDNADGPEHTEEPARGPCLGPERKVKPPVAEKPPLAKRPPSILPKPPALREEGPLSPTSPPGTAAKEKGLPQDGFVVLRKGELRRGPGESPSLLTPAGPRRLSQGSLEDEPRPERSGAGEGERRKAKVPPPVPKKPSVLYLPLAPAPAQLGAGVGDQAPTPSPIITLDTDPTCCNPDAEDPPSPEALGTAQAGDPPSEQGSSTEAGTEEKSFASDKTADSIAEEDDDVFVTSRTTEDLFTVIHRSKRKVLGRKEPGDTFGSRPNSHSPVKTSGSPTGESPAAAGSTGKSSSRNEDFKALLQKKSSKTSPGTRPSAAELLKTTNPLARRVMTEFAPELDGANSPKSQP
- the NHSL2 gene encoding NHS-like protein 2 isoform X4, translated to MGNAQRKAPRSQRRGRMRSATATSNLDLESKKAAHTKLSWQQPVNVFLAAGRPPGMEQLHQEAQLNLQSLLQEEFEEQYAESRVTGQTFRAAGHLPPDTPPEPSPRPPPAKRLEFVLMPPSRRATEEETTGTTVLGTRPPDASLSLPTSPDKQPAWTRAFPLPTVEEKQWHQSCSIQTNIVPINVSGQHFARHASARHSLFNTETAMNPKSTLRRRRTIIGFPNLSLRDQGSANGPTFSAHAPIAESLSCSFVPEAASGGKAPQEISPHQPLSAPLRKTFSDLGARCCQPPAAMDSAATPCAGACNGPQGTPFPPPWSTLGYTSPPGPATGQGKGPACASPGGSSPSPSTGSPAASFFIATEEHVGSNGPGSFSGMVPESPPTSGGGQRCEGREAKVNFLPGSQEEPEPAAEPARLEVERAGCRFRERSLSVPTDSGSLCSVDIAYAESRRGSANYALGYPSASSEGSTSTDNVSLGLEQEGQRRRRSKSISLKKAKKKPSPPTRSVSLIKEGQDAAAGPSSALPKDQRPKSLCIPPEPQGHRLVHADPQGSAGREPDGTAAPHQWHLVDWKAGDPYRSLSSSSTATGTTAIECAKARGSSESLASPSVSRATTPSQLSAEADLKTSSPGRPTGLMSPSSGYSSQSETPTPTVPTSAILGHSPHQVRVRPLVPERKSSLPPTSPMERSPKSRLSFDLPLTPPTHLDLSGLKISLKGKTKVSRHHSDSTFGTKLAQKTSPITPIMPVVTQSDLRSVRLRSVSRSEPEDNADGPEHTEEPARGPCLGPERKVKPPVAEKPPLAKRPPSILPKPPALREEGPLSPTSPPGTAAKEKGLPQDGFVVLRKGELRRGPGESPSLLTPAGPRRLSQGSLEDEPRPERSGAGEGERRKAKVPPPVPKKPSVLYLPLAPAPAQLGAGVGDQAPTPSPIITLDTDPTCCNPDAEDPPSPEALGTAQAGDPPSEQGSSTEAGTEEKSFASDKTADSIAEEDDDVFVTSRTTEDLFTVIHRSKRKVLGRKEPGDTFGSRPNSHSPVKTSGSPTGESPAAAGSTGKSSSRNEDFKALLQKKSSKTSPGTRPSAAELLKTTNPLARRVMTEFAPELDGANSPKSQP
- the NHSL2 gene encoding NHS-like protein 2 isoform X7; this translates as MAKAEWLLAPWHRGATSNLDLESKKAAHTKLSWQQPVNVFLAAGRPPGMEQLHQEAQLNLQSLLQEEFEEQYAESRVTGQTFRAAGHLPPDTPPEPSPRPPPAKRLEFVLMPPSRRATEEETTGTTVLGTRPPDASLSLPTSPDKQPAWTRAFPLPTVEEKQWHQSCSIQTNIVPINVSGSANGPTFSAHAPIAESLSCSFVPEAASGGKAPQEISPHQPLSAPLRKTFSDLGARCCQPPAAMDSAATPCAGACNGPQGTPFPPPWSTLGYTSPPGPATGQGKGPACASPGGSSPSPSTGSPAASFFIATEEHVGSNGPGSFSGMVPESPPTSGGGQRCEGREAKVNFLPGSQEEPEPAAEPARLEVERAGCRFRERSLSVPTDSGSLCSVDIAYAESRRGSANYALGYPSASSEGSTSTDNVSLGLEQEGQRRRRSKSISLKKAKKKPSPPTRSVSLIKEGQDAAAGPSSALPKDQRPKSLCIPPEPQGHRLVHADPQGSAGREPDGTAAPHQWHLVDWKAGDPYRSLSSSSTATGTTAIECAKARGSSESLASPSVSRATTPSQLSAEADLKTSSPGRPTGLMSPSSGYSSQSETPTPTVPTSAILGHSPHQVRVRPLVPERKSSLPPTSPMERSPKSRLSFDLPLTPPTHLDLSGLKISLKGKTKVSRHHSDSTFGTKLAQKTSPITPIMPVVTQSDLRSVRLRSVSRSEPEDNADGPEHTEEPARGPCLGPERKVKPPVAEKPPLAKRPPSILPKPPALREEGPLSPTSPPGTAAKEKGLPQDGFVVLRKGELRRGPGESPSLLTPAGPRRLSQGSLEDEPRPERSGAGEGERRKAKVPPPVPKKPSVLYLPLAPAPAQLGAGVGDQAPTPSPIITLDTDPTCCNPDAEDPPSPEALGTAQAGDPPSEQGSSTEAGTEEKSFASDKTADSIAEEDDDVFVTSRTTEDLFTVIHRSKRKVLGRKEPGDTFGSRPNSHSPVKTSGSPTGESPAAAGSTGKSSSRNEDFKALLQKKSSKTSPGTRPSAAELLKTTNPLARRVMTEFAPELDGANSPKSQP
- the NHSL2 gene encoding NHS-like protein 2 isoform X3, which produces MPFYKRSVVPRRGRSAVPLAELRDVCSLAALTLLRQLADLCGHSLALLGDIEGHVLALGRRTGRLHRRTARLQALLRGRPLRGAHAAPATSNLDLESKKAAHTKLSWQQPVNVFLAAGRPPGMEQLHQEAQLNLQSLLQEEFEEQYAESRVTGQTFRAAGHLPPDTPPEPSPRPPPAKRLEFVLMPPSRRATEEETTGTTVLGTRPPDASLSLPTSPDKQPAWTRAFPLPTVEEKQWHQSCSIQTNIVPINVSGSANGPTFSAHAPIAESLSCSFVPEAASGGKAPQEISPHQPLSAPLRKTFSDLGARCCQPPAAMDSAATPCAGACNGPQGTPFPPPWSTLGYTSPPGPATGQGKGPACASPGGSSPSPSTGSPAASFFIATEEHVGSNGPGSFSGMVPESPPTSGGGQRCEGREAKVNFLPGSQEEPEPAAEPARLEVERAGCRFRERSLSVPTDSGSLCSVDIAYAESRRGSANYALGYPSASSEGSTSTDNVSLGLEQEGQRRRRSKSISLKKAKKKPSPPTRSVSLIKEGQDAAAGPSSALPKDQRPKSLCIPPEPQGHRLVHADPQGSAGREPDGTAAPHQWHLVDWKAGDPYRSLSSSSTATGTTAIECAKARGSSESLASPSVSRATTPSQLSAEADLKTSSPGRPTGLMSPSSGYSSQSETPTPTVPTSAILGHSPHQVRVRPLVPERKSSLPPTSPMERSPKSRLSFDLPLTPPTHLDLSGLKISLKGKTKVSRHHSDSTFGTKLAQKTSPITPIMPVVTQSDLRSVRLRSVSRSEPEDNADGPEHTEEPARGPCLGPERKVKPPVAEKPPLAKRPPSILPKPPALREEGPLSPTSPPGTAAKEKGLPQDGFVVLRKGELRRGPGESPSLLTPAGPRRLSQGSLEDEPRPERSGAGEGERRKAKVPPPVPKKPSVLYLPLAPAPAQLGAGVGDQAPTPSPIITLDTDPTCCNPDAEDPPSPEALGTAQAGDPPSEQGSSTEAGTEEKSFASDKTADSIAEEDDDVFVTSRTTEDLFTVIHRSKRKVLGRKEPGDTFGSRPNSHSPVKTSGSPTGESPAAAGSTGKSSSRNEDFKALLQKKSSKTSPGTRPSAAELLKTTNPLARRVMTEFAPELDGANSPKSQP
- the NHSL2 gene encoding NHS-like protein 2 isoform X6 — encoded protein: MAKAEWLLAPWHRGATSNLDLESKKAAHTKLSWQQPVNVFLAAGRPPGMEQLHQEAQLNLQSLLQEEFEEQYAESRVTGQTFRAAGHLPPDTPPEPSPRPPPAKRLEFVLMPPSRRATEEETTGTTVLGTRPPDASLSLPTSPDKQPAWTRAFPLPTVEEKQWHQSCSIQTNIVPINVSGQHFARHASARHSLFNTETAMNPKSTLRRRRTIIGFPNLSLRDQGSANGPTFSAHAPIAESLSCSFVPEAASGGKAPQEISPHQPLSAPLRKTFSDLGARCCQPPAAMDSAATPCAGACNGPQGTPFPPPWSTLGYTSPPGPATGQGKGPACASPGGSSPSPSTGSPAASFFIATEEHVGSNGPGSFSGMVPESPPTSGGGQRCEGREAKVNFLPGSQEEPEPAAEPARLEVERAGCRFRERSLSVPTDSGSLCSVDIAYAESRRGSANYALGYPSASSEGSTSTDNVSLGLEQEGQRRRRSKSISLKKAKKKPSPPTRSVSLIKEGQDAAAGPSSALPKDQRPKSLCIPPEPQGHRLVHADPQGSAGREPDGTAAPHQWHLVDWKAGDPYRSLSSSSTATGTTAIECAKARGSSESLASPSVSRATTPSQLSAEADLKTSSPGRPTGLMSPSSGYSSQSETPTPTVPTSAILGHSPHQVRVRPLVPERKSSLPPTSPMERSPKSRLSFDLPLTPPTHLDLSGLKISLKGKTKVSRHHSDSTFGTKLAQKTSPITPIMPVVTQSDLRSVRLRSVSRSEPEDNADGPEHTEEPARGPCLGPERKVKPPVAEKPPLAKRPPSILPKPPALREEGPLSPTSPPGTAAKEKGLPQDGFVVLRKGELRRGPGESPSLLTPAGPRRLSQGSLEDEPRPERSGAGEGERRKAKVPPPVPKKPSVLYLPLAPAPAQLGAGVGDQAPTPSPIITLDTDPTCCNPDAEDPPSPEALGTAQAGDPPSEQGSSTEAGTEEKSFASDKTADSIAEEDDDVFVTSRTTEDLFTVIHRSKRKVLGRKEPGDTFGSRPNSHSPVKTSGSPTGESPAAAGSTGKSSSRNEDFKALLQKKSSKTSPGTRPSAAELLKTTNPLARRVMTEFAPELDGANSPKSQP
- the NHSL2 gene encoding NHS-like protein 2 isoform X1, producing MPFYKRSVVPRRGRSAVPLAELRDVCSLAALTLLRQLADLCGHSLALLGDIEGHVLALGRRTGRLHRRTARLQALLRGRPLRGAHAAPATSNLDLESKKAAHTKLSWQQPVNVFLAAGRPPGMEQLHQEAQLNLQSLLQEEFEEQYAESRVTGQTFRAAGHLPPDTPPEPSPRPPPAKRLEFVLMPPSRRATEEETTGTTVLGTRPPDASLSLPTSPDKQPAWTRAFPLPTVEEKQWHQSCSIQTNIVPINVSGQHFARHASARHSLFNTETAMNPKSTLRRRRTIIGFPNLSLRDQGSANGPTFSAHAPIAESLSCSFVPEAASGGKAPQEISPHQPLSAPLRKTFSDLGARCCQPPAAMDSAATPCAGACNGPQGTPFPPPWSTLGYTSPPGPATGQGKGPACASPGGSSPSPSTGSPAASFFIATEEHVGSNGPGSFSGMVPESPPTSGGGQRCEGREAKVNFLPGSQEEPEPAAEPARLEVERAGCRFRERSLSVPTDSGSLCSVDIAYAESRRGSANYALGYPSASSEGSTSTDNVSLGLEQEGQRRRRSKSISLKKAKKKPSPPTRSVSLIKEGQDAAAGPSSALPKDQRPKSLCIPPEPQGHRLVHADPQGSAGREPDGTAAPHQWHLVDWKAGDPYRSLSSSSTATGTTAIECAKARGSSESLASPSVSRATTPSQLSAEADLKTSSPGRPTGLMSPSSGYSSQSETPTPTVPTSAILGHSPHQVRVRPLVPERKSSLPPTSPMERSPKSRLSFDLPLTPPTHLDLSGLKISLKGKTKVSRHHSDSTFGTKLAQKTSPITPIMPVVTQSDLRSVRLRSVSRSEPEDNADGPEHTEEPARGPCLGPERKVKPPVAEKPPLAKRPPSILPKPPALREEGPLSPTSPPGTAAKEKGLPQDGFVVLRKGELRRGPGESPSLLTPAGPRRLSQGSLEDEPRPERSGAGEGERRKAKVPPPVPKKPSVLYLPLAPAPAQLGAGVGDQAPTPSPIITLDTDPTCCNPDAEDPPSPEALGTAQAGDPPSEQGSSTEAGTEEKSFASDKTADSIAEEDDDVFVTSRTTEDLFTVIHRSKRKVLGRKEPGDTFGSRPNSHSPVKTSGSPTGESPAAAGSTGKSSSRNEDFKALLQKKSSKTSPGTRPSAAELLKTTNPLARRVMTEFAPELDGANSPKSQP